Genomic segment of Paenibacillus sp. FSL R5-0912:
GCTCCTATAATATATTCCTACATATAAATAATGCGGTGTGTTCCGCTGTAATCGGCTGGTACAGCCATTAGTTCCTCCAGCCAGCCAAGGCCGTAACGGTTCAGATAATACATCATATTATATACTCTCTCCTGCAGTTTACCCAGAGGCATAACGGACAGCTCAATCCGTTCCCACTGACGCAGCGCCGCCTCATTCTGCTTCTCCATCGCATCCAGTGCTTTGCCCTGCAGGAAGGAAATCTGATCTATAATCTTGTCCTTATTGCTGTTCCCCAGCTTCAGCAGACCTGCCTGAATTCCGCCAAGCTGCTCAATCAGCGGCTCGTACATCGCGGAGAATGCGGCTTTGGTCTGTTCAAACCGTTCTTCAATCTTCAGCTCATCCTGTGCAGTTAACCACTCTTTGCGTTTATCATCCAGACCAAGACGCACATCCGTGAAGGACAGTCCGTATTTATCCATATGCTTGTTAAGCGTTCCCTCTATGACTGTAAAAGACATGCGCGGAATAATCAGCGGCATTTGTCCGCCCATTACCTTAAAGGCCTGATGCGGAATCGCCCAGTAAGCCATTTCTCCTTGTCCCAGCACCGTAGCCAGCACAGGCAGTATATAGTCCTGCATCAAGGGACGCGTCAGCACGTTGTTGCTGAACCGCTCAGGATGGCTCTCCAGCAGCTCCAGCAGCTCTGTACGGGAAAAAGATACCACGGATTTCCGGTCTGCGAATCTGTCCCCCTCCTTATGAAGCAGAAGCCGTGCGCCTTCATGTATATAAAAGAGGTTAGCATTCCCGGGTGTCACATCCGCCTGCAGCACGTAACCGCCCGCAGCAATACGATCAGCCGCTGCGGTGTAGGCAGCCTCGAGCTCGTCATTACGCTCGATCATTGCAGCAAACATTGGCATTTCAAGTCTGCGCAGCGCGGAATCGGCAGAATCCAGCAGAATCAGCCCGTATTGACCAAATAGAGAACCCATCAGCTTGGCAAAAGCGGCAGTCATATTGTCCGCACCCAGCGAAGCTGCTGTGACAAACTCCATCACCTGCGGCTTGAATTCGCTATCCTGCAGCAGTCCGTCCAGCTGCCCTACAGCCTGAAGCCAGCTCTCTGCTTCCACCTTGATTTCACTGACAGAAGAACGCGGACCTTCGCCTTTATCCAGCTTAATCCGCGTAATTTCGCCCGTCCGGTTCAGTACATACGTATGATTGACTTCATCCCAGTCATGATCTTCACCGGCAATCCAGAACAGCGGAACAACGTGGCGCCCAAGCTGGGCTGCTGCTTCCCGCGCAGCCTGAATTGTAGTAATTGCCTTATATACTACAAAGAGCGGACCTGTGAACAAACCGCTCTGCTGGCCGCC
This window contains:
- the bshC gene encoding bacillithiol biosynthesis cysteine-adding enzyme BshC, which translates into the protein MNVVPEPLPGGSALASDYIHQYETVGHLYGGDFRNLESRVKRAEWLDGTASLRADRTAVVSYLRSYNAEHNAHGAVMRSLDLLEQPDTLVVTGGQQSGLFTGPLFVVYKAITTIQAAREAAAQLGRHVVPLFWIAGEDHDWDEVNHTYVLNRTGEITRIKLDKGEGPRSSVSEIKVEAESWLQAVGQLDGLLQDSEFKPQVMEFVTAASLGADNMTAAFAKLMGSLFGQYGLILLDSADSALRRLEMPMFAAMIERNDELEAAYTAAADRIAAGGYVLQADVTPGNANLFYIHEGARLLLHKEGDRFADRKSVVSFSRTELLELLESHPERFSNNVLTRPLMQDYILPVLATVLGQGEMAYWAIPHQAFKVMGGQMPLIIPRMSFTVIEGTLNKHMDKYGLSFTDVRLGLDDKRKEWLTAQDELKIEERFEQTKAAFSAMYEPLIEQLGGIQAGLLKLGNSNKDKIIDQISFLQGKALDAMEKQNEAALRQWERIELSVMPLGKLQERVYNMMYYLNRYGLGWLEELMAVPADYSGTHRIIYM